CAGTTGCTATGGTACTTATTATCGAATATCCACTCCCCGAAAATTATCGCGAAGTGTGCAATTTTTGAATTAATCAATAAGTATTAATGTATACTGTTTTGGTATGCAGCTATCCATAGGAAATTTTGGAAGTGGGATCCTGAGTTTTTCGAGTGTTTTATCGAGACGTATACCAAGCCCCATTAAACATGGTCTGCGAATAGTGGGATGGTGACATTCATTTATAGTTCTGGCACAATTGACATCTGAATATTCACTATTTGCACACCAT
This genomic interval from Methanosarcinales archaeon contains the following:
- a CDS encoding DUF2284 domain-containing protein, with translation KKEEYQSVMGTVIKERKEKIQPGSLELEKLAWTLGYNTSLATFPGMCTWCANSEYSDVNCARTINECHHPTIRRPCLMGLGIRLDKTLEKLRIPLPKFPMDSCIPKQYTLILID